The following proteins are encoded in a genomic region of Streptomyces collinus Tu 365:
- a CDS encoding IucA/IucC family protein, translating into MYQYPTAEARIAEELAAVRPGLLPRYTAGLPGARAAVLTRLWRAFAHEPLPWITGRVRGAHALALRLADGRTLHGPLADPYATGDRVTAVRLDRDRHDDPARLMTALAVPHAAAFAAELGDSVASLALSRADADHPDEWPAGDARADDGSRDWEWEQRVVDGHPFHPNCRSRPGFSVADQLAYAPEHRPVVELGTLAVPAAECLVSGDWPDELRSGGDLLLPVHPWQAAHVLERTCVPWRPAHPLMSLRTLALDDDGPHVKTALSARLTSSVRDISAYSVEASAALTALASDLVARTDGLLHITRTLGAATAHSPDLAALLRESPRVYAGPGERVLPVAALPVSGLGDSPARLARLTRLALTVGLRLLDLGVALEAHGQNLLVVLSADGTPLRLVYRDLADIRISPARLRRHGITPPPLTGRLVTDDETALRRKLFGSLVAGALAGAAGSGPALGAALAAALPGLPRTPDLAALREGPVPAKALTLMRLSPETPGDLWTALPNPLVLEPGTRDQ; encoded by the coding sequence GTGTACCAGTACCCCACCGCCGAGGCCCGGATCGCCGAGGAGCTGGCCGCCGTACGGCCCGGCCTGCTGCCCCGGTACACGGCCGGGCTGCCGGGCGCCCGCGCGGCGGTCCTGACCCGGCTGTGGCGGGCTTTCGCGCACGAGCCGCTGCCGTGGATCACCGGCCGGGTCCGCGGCGCGCACGCCCTGGCGCTGCGGCTGGCCGACGGCCGGACGCTGCACGGCCCGCTCGCCGACCCGTACGCCACCGGGGACCGGGTCACCGCCGTACGGCTCGACCGCGACCGCCACGACGACCCGGCCCGGCTGATGACCGCGCTCGCCGTGCCGCACGCTGCCGCGTTCGCGGCCGAACTGGGGGACAGCGTGGCCTCCCTGGCGCTGTCCCGGGCCGACGCGGACCACCCGGACGAGTGGCCGGCGGGCGACGCCCGGGCCGACGACGGGAGCCGGGACTGGGAGTGGGAGCAGCGGGTGGTGGACGGGCACCCCTTCCACCCGAACTGCCGTTCCCGCCCCGGCTTCTCGGTGGCGGACCAGCTGGCGTACGCGCCCGAGCACCGGCCCGTGGTGGAGCTGGGCACCCTCGCGGTGCCGGCCGCCGAGTGCCTGGTCTCCGGGGACTGGCCGGACGAACTGCGCTCCGGCGGGGACCTGTTGCTGCCGGTGCACCCCTGGCAGGCCGCGCACGTGCTCGAGCGGACGTGCGTCCCCTGGCGGCCCGCGCACCCCCTGATGTCGCTGCGCACGCTCGCCCTGGACGACGACGGCCCGCACGTGAAGACGGCGCTCAGCGCGCGGCTGACCTCCTCGGTGCGGGACATCTCCGCGTACTCCGTGGAGGCGTCGGCGGCGCTCACCGCCCTCGCCTCGGACCTGGTCGCGCGCACGGACGGGCTGCTGCACATCACCCGCACCCTGGGCGCGGCCACCGCCCACTCGCCCGATCTCGCCGCCCTGTTGCGGGAGTCGCCGCGGGTGTACGCGGGACCCGGCGAGCGGGTGCTGCCGGTGGCCGCGCTGCCCGTCAGCGGCCTCGGGGACTCCCCCGCCCGGCTGGCCCGCCTCACCCGGCTCGCCCTCACGGTCGGGCTGCGGCTGCTGGACCTCGGCGTCGCCCTGGAGGCCCACGGGCAGAACCTGCTGGTCGTGCTCTCGGCCGACGGCACCCCGCTGCGTCTGGTCTACCGCGATCTCGCCGACATCCGGATCAGCCCCGCCCGGCTGCGGCGCCACGGCATCACCCCGCCGCCGCTGACCGGCCGGCTGGTCACGGACGACGAAACGGCCCTGCGCCGCAAGCTGTTCGGGTCCCTGGTGGCGGGGGCGCTGGCCGGTGCGGCGGGCTCGGGACCGGCGCTCGGCGCGGCGCTGGCGGCGGCCCTGCCCGGCCTGCCGCGCACCCCGGACCTGGCCGCGCTGCGCGAAGGTCCCGTGCCCGCCAAGGCGTTGACGCTGATGCGGCTCTCCCCCGAGACCCCCGGCGACCTGTGGACGGCACTGCCGAACCCGCTCGTTTTGGAGCCCGGCACCCGAGATCAATAA
- a CDS encoding IucA/IucC family protein — MDRVDLKPPADAVGRRADAYAAAPLLNCLLREIAEPLPEPGPGARPVYRLPGTGRLLRVRPGRRPAEPEVSDAGTWHRLGHSELVKLVAEELRRLTGSAGGDVPAEMIDSRDTVAALLAARARAAEPRDPYLRSEQSLITGHPHHPAPKARGGGPAAAWLPYAPEAHAHFPLTLLGVREDQVAEEGDTSALDALGASPPGYRLLPAHPWQLGLLGRALDPYLADGRLVRLGTTGFDTWPTAAVRTVYEPRRDLFLKFSLDVRITNDVRRLWRHDLLRLRRTDTAARAAFAALGPPAAWLADRGYRTAAFAFEELAVLVRDGLRGHLLPGTDALLAAGLAEGFEGSPLAATATPGTWWEAYLRQVVPPALKAFDEHGVVLEAHLQNTLVAVDAAGTPVQALFRDAEGAKLLADVSREAGWERLVYCLVVNHLGEIAGALAEDHPGFDPWPAARRELARHALPEIHALLTSPTLPGKTNLLLRWTGADGAAARYRPLPNPLAGA; from the coding sequence ATGGATCGCGTGGACCTCAAGCCTCCCGCCGACGCCGTCGGACGGCGTGCCGACGCGTATGCGGCCGCCCCCCTGCTCAACTGCCTGCTGCGGGAGATCGCCGAACCGCTCCCGGAGCCCGGGCCCGGGGCGCGGCCGGTCTACCGGCTGCCCGGCACCGGCCGCCTGCTGCGGGTGCGCCCCGGCCGCCGGCCCGCCGAGCCGGAGGTGTCCGACGCCGGCACCTGGCACCGGCTCGGCCACTCCGAGCTGGTCAAACTGGTCGCCGAGGAACTGCGCCGGCTCACCGGGTCGGCGGGCGGCGACGTGCCCGCCGAGATGATCGACAGCCGGGACACCGTCGCCGCCCTGCTCGCCGCCCGCGCCCGGGCGGCCGAGCCCCGCGACCCGTACCTGCGCTCCGAGCAGTCCCTGATCACCGGCCACCCGCACCACCCGGCGCCCAAGGCGCGCGGCGGCGGCCCGGCCGCGGCCTGGCTGCCGTACGCGCCCGAGGCCCACGCGCACTTCCCGCTGACGCTGCTCGGCGTCCGCGAGGACCAGGTGGCCGAGGAGGGCGACACCAGCGCCCTGGACGCCCTGGGCGCGTCCCCGCCCGGCTACCGGCTGCTGCCCGCCCACCCCTGGCAGCTCGGCCTCCTCGGCCGCGCGCTCGATCCGTACCTCGCCGACGGCCGGCTCGTCCGGCTCGGCACCACCGGCTTCGACACCTGGCCGACGGCGGCCGTCCGCACGGTGTACGAGCCGCGGCGCGACCTCTTCCTGAAGTTCAGCCTCGACGTGCGCATCACCAACGACGTCCGCCGGCTGTGGCGCCACGACCTGCTGAGACTGCGCCGCACCGACACGGCCGCCCGCGCGGCGTTCGCCGCCCTCGGCCCGCCGGCGGCCTGGCTGGCCGACCGCGGCTACCGCACCGCCGCCTTCGCCTTCGAGGAACTGGCCGTACTCGTCCGCGACGGGCTGCGCGGCCACCTCCTGCCGGGCACCGACGCGCTGCTGGCGGCCGGCCTCGCGGAGGGCTTCGAGGGCAGCCCCCTGGCCGCCACGGCCACGCCCGGGACCTGGTGGGAGGCGTACCTGCGGCAGGTCGTCCCGCCCGCCCTGAAGGCGTTCGACGAGCACGGGGTCGTGCTGGAGGCGCACCTGCAGAACACCCTGGTCGCCGTCGACGCGGCCGGCACTCCCGTGCAGGCGCTGTTCCGGGACGCCGAGGGCGCCAAACTGCTCGCGGACGTCTCCCGCGAGGCGGGCTGGGAGCGGCTGGTGTACTGCCTGGTCGTCAACCACCTCGGCGAGATCGCCGGCGCCCTCGCCGAGGACCACCCGGGGTTCGACCCCTGGCCCGCCGCCCGCCGGGAACTCGCCCGGCACGCCCTGCCCGAGATCCACGCCCTGCTCACCTCGCCCACCCTGCCCGGCAAGACCAACCTGCTGCTGCGCTGGACCGGGGCGGACGGCGCCGCCGCCCGCTACCGCCCGCTGCCGAACCCGCTGGCCGGCGCCTGA
- a CDS encoding response regulator: MAAATTRPYDVLLVEDDVADAMLIQDALTERGARNLTQVSDGVEALEYLRDPGNARPDLIVLDLNMPRMNGREFLAVVKEDAALRTIPVVVLTTSAAPDDVTGAYQHHANAYVTKPVNLEEFEAAVRSIDAFYLDVAVKPPKE, from the coding sequence ATGGCTGCCGCCACCACCCGCCCCTATGACGTGCTCCTGGTCGAGGACGACGTCGCCGACGCGATGCTCATCCAGGACGCCCTGACCGAGCGCGGTGCCCGTAACCTCACCCAGGTCTCCGACGGCGTCGAGGCGCTGGAGTACCTGCGCGACCCGGGCAACGCGCGTCCCGACCTCATCGTGCTCGACCTGAACATGCCGCGCATGAACGGGCGTGAGTTCCTGGCCGTGGTCAAGGAGGACGCCGCGCTGCGCACCATCCCGGTCGTCGTGCTGACCACCTCCGCCGCCCCCGACGACGTCACGGGCGCCTACCAGCACCACGCCAACGCCTACGTCACCAAGCCGGTCAACCTGGAGGAGTTCGAGGCGGCCGTGCGCAGCATCGACGCCTTCTACCTCGACGTCGCCGTCAAGCCTCCCAAGGAGTAG